The following are from one region of the Nicotiana tomentosiformis chromosome 7, ASM39032v3, whole genome shotgun sequence genome:
- the LOC104101423 gene encoding alpha-1,2-mannosyltransferase ALG9: MALATRQRRPLPSDLPATASSPTTSYSKVDKPKRSDGENEGVDKGLGWLLPLICLGMLRHMSATSNIIHDCDEVFNYWEPLHYLLYKSGFQTWEYSSQFALRSYLYILLHKLVGWPASLWFGEEKVRVFYAVRIFLAVLSVISDAALVVALSRKYGKRLASYTLAMLCLASGCFFASTSFLPSSFSMYAMSLSSALFLFNKPAMAVSVAATGVILGWPFSILAFLPLTIYSLVKRFKSVFLTGVVTSVILMVLSLLVDYRYYKRWTSSVINLMVYNVLGGGESHLYGTEGPSFYLRNGFNNFNFCFVFALLFLAILPIAKKKYAPELLVVVSPVYIWIAFMSLQPHKEERFLYPIYPLICVAASAVIESFPDLFRDKYNPNDTSVLVMIAKFLRPLALGLILCSSHARTFSLINGYSAPIEIYKHLDYYDDAGTGSVLCVGSEWHRFPSSFLIPDYVGQVRWLDDGFTGLLPIPFNSSLGGTSAAPSYFNNKNKASEEQYLTDPEQCTFLIELQLQRPYPTRGSDLSTWEIVAALPYLDRELSPPLYRSFFIPYHWQQKNVFGQYRLLRRIPK; encoded by the exons ATGGCTCTAGCGACGAGGCAGAGACGACCTTTACCGTCGGATCTTCCGGCGACGGCGTCATCGCCAACGACGTCGTATTCAAAGGTAGATAAGCCGAAGAGATCGGATGGTGAGAATGAGGGCGTCGATAAAGGACTAGGTTGGCTTCTGCCGTTGATTTGCTTAGGGATGCTAAGGCACATGAGCGCTACGTCAAATATAATTCACGATTGTGATGAGGTGTTCAATTACTGGGAGCCTCTTCACTACTTGCTCTATAAGTCCGGTTTCCAAACTTGGGAGTACAG TTCACAGTTTGCCTTGCGGTCATATCTTTATATCCTACTTCACAAACTGGTGGGTTGGCCTGCTTCATTGTGGTTTGGGGAGGAGAAG GTGAGAGTATTTTATGCTGTGAGAATCTTTCTTGCAGTGCTCTCTGTGATCAGCGATGCTGCTCTAGTTGTAGCCCTTTCCCGGAAGTATGGAAAGCGTCTTGCATCATATACACTCGCAATGCTATGCTTAGCAAGTGGTTGTTTCTTTGCTAGCACGA GTTTCCTGCCGAGTTCATTCTCAATGTATGCCATGTCTCTTTCTTCAGCACTATTCCTCTTTAATAAGCCTGCCATGGCAGTTTCTGTTGCTGCCACTGGAGTGATTCTGGGCTGGCCGTTTTCGATCCTTGCTTTTCTTCCACTGACAATTTACTCACTGGTTAAGAGATTCAAATCTGTGTTTCTTACAGGTGTTGTCACTTCTGTCATCCTTATG GTACTCTCACTTCTTGTTGACTACCGCTACTATAAGAGGTGGACATCCTCTGTTATCAACTTGATGGTATACAATGTTTTAGGGGGTGGTGAAAGTCATCTCTATGGTACTGAAGGGCCATCGTTTTATTTGAGGAATGGCTTTAACAATTTCAACTTCTGTTTTGTGTTTGCTCTACTGTTCTTAGCAATACTACCCATTGCTAAGAAGAAGTATGCTCCTGAGTTGTTGGTCGTTGTTTCACCTGTCTATATCTGGATTGCCTTTATGTCCTTACAGCCGCACAAAGAAGAAAG ATTTCTGTACCCAATATATCCACTTATCTGTGTTGCTGCTTCTGCTGTGATTGAGAGCTTTCCTGATCTGTTCAGGGATAAGTATAATCCCAACGATACATCCGTTCTAGTTATG ATAGCAAAATTTCTCCGACCTCTAGCTCTTGGTTTGATTCTTTGTTCCTCCCATGCTCGGACATTTTCCCTTATTAATGGTTATTCAGCTCCTATTGAGATTTACAAGCATTTAGACTACTACGATGACGCTGGAACAG GTTCTGTCCTTTGCGTTGGAAGTGAGTGGCACCGGTTCCCTTCTTCGTTCCTCATTCCTGATTACGTGGGCCAAGTTAGATGGTTGGATGATGGATTCACGGGCCTTCTTCCAATTCCATTCAATTCTAGCTTGGGTGGGACCTCGGCAGCACCATCTTACTTCAATAATAAGAACAAGGCATCAGAGGAGCAATAT CTTACGGATCCTGAGCAATGCACTTTTCTGATAGAGCTGCAACTTCAACGGCCTTATCCTACACGAGGAAGTGACTTGTCTACATGGGAG ATTGTTGCAGCACTTCCATATCTGGACAGGGAGTTATCTCCTCCATTGTATCGGTCGTTCTTTATTCCATATCACTGGCAGCAGAAGAATGTATTTGGCCAGTACAGATTACTTAGGAGAATACCAAAGTGA